From a region of the Oryza sativa Japonica Group chromosome 6, ASM3414082v1 genome:
- the LOC4340373 gene encoding anthocyanidin 3-O-glucosyltransferase, whose product MAHVAVVTFPFSSHAAVLLSFARALAAASPASTFSFLSTAASFAHLRKTAAAGDLLPGNMRFVEVADGAPPPDAPPPRRMAVFMEAAEAGGVVEAGLEAARAAAGGVAVSCVVGDAFVWMAADAAAKVGARWVPVWTGASSALVAHLRTDALRDDVGDEAASRADELLTSHPGLESYRIRDLPDGVVSGDLNYVINLLLHRMAQRLPRAATAVALNTFPGLDPPTVTAALTAVLPTCLPLGPYHLLATAPANDDDPNGCLAWLDRHAPRTVAYVSFGTVASPRPDELRELAAGLEASGAPFLWSLREDSWPLLPPGFLERTKQHAAAGLVVPWAPQVGVLRHASVGAFVTHAGWASVMEGASSGVPMACRPFFGDQRTNARSVSHVWGFGTAFDGAMTRGGVATAVASLVGGEDGRRMRARAQELQAKVASAFVEPDGSCRKNFAKFVEIICAS is encoded by the exons ATGGCGCACGTCGCCGTGGTCACCTTCCCCTTCAGCTCCCacgccgccgtgctcctctcctTCGCGCGGGCGCTcgcggccgcctcgcccgcgtccaccttctccttcctctccaccgccgcctccttcgcgcACCTGCGGAAGACCGCCGCGGCGGGGGACCTCCTCCCGGGGAACATGAGGTTCGTGGAGGTCGCCGacggggcgccgccgcccgacgcgccgccgccgcggcggatggCGGTGTTCATGGAGGccgcggaggccggcggggtCGTGGAGGCCGGGCtcgaggcggcgcgcgccgcggcggggggTGTCGCGGTGAGCTGCGTGGTCGGGGACGCGTTCGTGTGGatggcggcggacgcggcggcgaaggtTGGGGCCAGGTGGGTGCCGGTGTGGACGGGCGCGTCCAGCGCGCTCGTCGCGCACCTCCGCACCGACGCGCTccgcgacgacgtcggcgacgagg CCGCGAGCCGCGCCGACGAGCTGCTCACCTCGCATCCCGGCCTCGAGAGCTACCGGATCCGCGACCTCCCCGACGGCGTCGTCTCGGGCGACCTCAACTACGTCATCAACCTCCTGCTACACCGCATGGCGCAGCGcttgccgcgcgccgccacggcCGTCGCGCTCAACACCTTCCCGGGACTCGACCCAcccaccgtcaccgccgccctCACCGCCGTCCTCCCGACCTGCCTCCCGCTCGGCCCCTACCACCTCCTCGCCACCGCGCCAGCCAACGACGACGACCCCAACGGCTGCCTCGCCTGGCTCGACCGCCACGCGCCGCGCACCGTCGCGTACGTCAGCTTCGgcaccgtcgcgtcgccgcgcccgGACGAGCTGCGCGAGCTCGCCGCGGGGCTCGAGGCCAGCGGCGCGCCGTTCCTCTGGTCCCTGAGGGAGGACTCATGGCCGCTGCTCCCGCCTGGCTTCCTGGAGCGCACCAAGCAGCACGCCGCGGCGGGGCTCGTCGTCCCGTGGGCGCCGCAGGTGGGCGTGCTGCGCCACGCGTCGGTGGGCGCGTTCGTGACGCACGCCGGGTGGGCGTCGGTGATGGAGGGCGCGTCGAGCGGCGTGCCCATGGCGTGCCGCCCCTTCTTCGGCGACCAGAGGACGAACGCGCGGTCGGTGTCCCACGTGTGGGGGTTCGGGACGGCGTTCGACGGGGCGAtgacgcgcggcggcgtggccacgGCGGTGGCGTCGCTCGTCGGCGGGGAGGACGGGCGCCGGATGAGGGCGCGGGCGCAGGAGTTGCAGGCGAAGGTGGCGTCGGCGTTCGTCGAGCCCGACGGAAGCTGCAGGAAGAACTTCGCCAAGTTCGTCGAGATAATCTGTGCATCCTGA